TCCAGCACGACGCGCCTAGCATCGAGCCCGCTGCGTTCTCTTCAGCCAGGCGCAGCCTCCACCACGCGGCTGCCCTCGACCACCCGCACGGCGTCAGTAGATCGGGCAGCCCATGTCGCCCTTCCAGCCGACTTCCACCTTGTCGCCGCGAAGGAGCACGGGCACGGAGATCGAGTACTTGAGGACTTCGTCAAACCACTCCTGCTTGGCCATGACGCTCCGCTCCTCGAAGTCGACGCCATCGGCGGTGAGGTCCGCGCGGGCGCGGTCGCAGGCGCTGCAGTTAGGGGTGGTGTAGAGGATGACTTTTTCGCTCGTCTGGGTCATCTCAGGCCTCTGCAAGTCCACTGGCTAGGGCCGCGGTGCTGGTCGGGGTGCCCAGATTCGAACTGGGGGCCTCCTGGTCCCAAACCAGGCGCTCTGACCTGACTGAGCTACACCCCGGTCTTTCTCCAGTCTAGCAGTACCACAGGGCGCCTTCGACTGGTCGTAGCGAGGAGGCGCACCGTCATGCGCCCGTTTCCGGCTCACTGCACGCGGCCAGACGAGCGGACACCGGGCGGGGCAGACCTCAGGGCCTCGGGCAGCGTGGACAGGCCCAGGACTCCGTATGCGAGTAGCCACAGAAGGCACAGTCCCAGTTCGATGCCGCCGCCTCCCAGCGGCGGGCTTCGGGCTGCCAGCGGCTGTGGCGGTGCTCGAAGGCGATCGCATTGCCGCAGGATGGGCAGCGGCCCTCGGACAGGGCCAGCAGCCTGCGGTCGCGAAGGTGCATGGTGAGCACGGCCGCCGACGTAGAGAGCGCCACGGCGAGGGCGAGCAGCCCGCCGGCGAGCGGCGACAGCCAGCGGGCGCCAAAGGCGAACACGGCGAAGCTCCAGGCGAGCGCTGCGAGAAGCGCCAGCAAAGCATCGAAGGCCGAACGCCGCAACGT
This genomic stretch from Dehalococcoidia bacterium harbors:
- a CDS encoding glutaredoxin family protein, coding for MTQTSEKVILYTTPNCSACDRARADLTADGVDFEERSVMAKQEWFDEVLKYSISVPVLLRGDKVEVGWKGDMGCPIY